The Parvularcula marina DNA segment AGGACTGGGGTGCAGGCAGCCAGTCGACGCCGCCGCCCGCGATTCGGCTCTCCTTCACTGATCCTGAATTCGGCGCGCTGACGCAGGATTTCCTCGTGGGAGGTGGGCGATGAGACATCTCCACCAACAGCGCGGCGCGGCGCTCCTCGTCGTTCTCGTCCTTGTCTTCAGCCTCGCGACAATTGCGGTCGCGATCACTTCCTTCACGGACCGGGCAACCCGGCAAGTGGCCGGCGCACAGACGCGGGACCGTGCCTATTGGGCGATACTGGGGGCGGAGCGGGCGGCGCTCTTGCTTCTGGAAGCGCAGGCACTTGAGCGCGAGAATGTCGATCTGCCCACGGAGCGGTGGCTCTCGGCGCCCTTCACTCTGCCATTTGAGGGCGCGGTGATTGAGGCGCGGTTCCGCGATGTCTCGGCCTGTTTCAACGTCAATGAGTTTGTCGAGAATGCCGACGGCCGCCTGCGGACAAATGAGCCGGCAGTGATCCGCTTCGGCCAATTGATCGCGCAGATGGGCGGCGATCCCCGGGGCGGGGAGACGCTGGGTACCGCAGCGGCGGATTTCATGGACAGTGACGGGGATGCAGGACCCGGCGGGGCGGAGGATTACGCCTATACGCGCGGGGATGCGCCCTACCGGACAGCGGGCACGCAAATAGCCGATCTCTCCGAATTACGCGCCGTCCGGGGGTGGAGTGCGGAACTGATGGAAGGGCTCGCGCCGATCCTCTGTGCCCGGCAGTCTGGCGAGACCGGGCGGATCAACCTCAATACGCTGACCGGGGCCGATGCGCCGGTCCTCACCAATGCGCTTGATGACCGGATCCCGGTCGGGCAGGCCGAGCGACTGATCAGCGAACGCCCACCTGACGGCTATGAAAGCGTCGAGCAGTTCACCAGCCTGCCGGTCTTTGAAAATCTTGATCCGCCACTCGAAGGGGATGTCACCGACCGCCTCTCGACCGAGGCGACGCTGATCGAGCTGAGGACGCTGATCCGTCATGACGGCGTCGAATTTGAGTTGACCTCTCTTATCGAAAAAGGAACGGGCTCGGGGTATAGGGTCGTATCCCGGCGGTTTGGGTCAGAGAATTGATATGAAACGACTTCTTCTGCTGACAGGCGAGACGCCCACAGACCCCGTCCTCTGGTGGCGGGGCAGTGAAGACGGCCCCTCCGACAGCGGGGTTGCCGAGGAAGGCCTGACGGGGGTGCCCGGAGCGCTGCTCGGGAGCCCGCAGATCGCTGTCATCCTGCCCGGGGAGCTCGCCGCAACACGCCGCCTG contains these protein-coding regions:
- the gspK gene encoding type II secretion system minor pseudopilin GspK, producing MRHLHQQRGAALLVVLVLVFSLATIAVAITSFTDRATRQVAGAQTRDRAYWAILGAERAALLLLEAQALERENVDLPTERWLSAPFTLPFEGAVIEARFRDVSACFNVNEFVENADGRLRTNEPAVIRFGQLIAQMGGDPRGGETLGTAAADFMDSDGDAGPGGAEDYAYTRGDAPYRTAGTQIADLSELRAVRGWSAELMEGLAPILCARQSGETGRINLNTLTGADAPVLTNALDDRIPVGQAERLISERPPDGYESVEQFTSLPVFENLDPPLEGDVTDRLSTEATLIELRTLIRHDGVEFELTSLIEKGTGSGYRVVSRRFGSEN